In the Heteronotia binoei isolate CCM8104 ecotype False Entrance Well chromosome 13, APGP_CSIRO_Hbin_v1, whole genome shotgun sequence genome, one interval contains:
- the LOC132581270 gene encoding olfactory receptor 1361-like, protein MNQENQTELSGFLLLDLSTQLEQQRLLALLFLAMYLLILLGNLLIILLIRLDAHLCQTPMYFFLSHLSLADVGFASVTIPKMLQNLLFQVKTISYGGCLVQMYSYMAFGNTDSFLLASMAYDRYLAICHPLYYTTLMSHQRCLLLVAACWVLASLHSLLYTLMMSRLMANTNQTGISEFVLLGLSTQPQHQNLLFLLFLSLYLLTLLGNLLIVLLIRLDHHLLHTPMYFFLSHLSLADLGFVSSTVPKILVNLMSPIKTISYGGCLTQMYFFLTFGNTDSFLLACMAYDRYVAICRPLHYTTMMSHKCCLILVCGSWILSALHSLLYTLLTSRLSFCSSGEIPYFFCDVYPLLELSCSSTRMIKTLAQTEGVVDILGPFVLIIISYIHIFCTIMKVPSAAGKRKAFSTCGSHLTVVVLFYGTISCLYFQPPSAYSAQKGTITSLLYSVVIPMLNPFIYTLRNHDMKAAIVRLWDKSRSFWSK, encoded by the exons ATGAATCAAGAAAACCAAACAGAGCTTTCTGGGTTCCTCCTTCTGGATCTCTCTACGCAGCTGGAGCAGCAGCGTCTCCTTGCCTTGCTCTTCCTTGCCATGTACCTGCTCATTCTTTTGGGCAACCTGTTGATCATCCTGCTGATCCGCTTAGATGCTCACCTCTGCCAGACGCCTATGTATTTTTTCCTCAGCCACCTCTCCTTGGCTGATGTGGGATTTGCCTCTGTGACCATCCCAAAGATGCTGCAAAACCTTCTGTTCCAGGTCAAGACCATCTCTTACGGCGGGTGCTTGGTGCAAATGTACTCCTACATGGCTTTTGGCAACACAGACAGTTTCCTCCTGGCCTCAATGGCCTATGATCGCTACTTGGCAATCTGCCACCCTCTATACTATACCACCCTGATGAGCCACCAGCGATGCCTTTTACTGGTGGCCGCTTGTTGGGTCCTGGCCTCTCTCCATTCTTTGCTGTACACGCTGATGATGTCTCGCCT AATGGCCAACACAAACCAAACAGGCATATCTGAATTTGTCCTTTTGGGCCTCTCCACCCAGCCTCAACACCAGAATCtcctcttcctgcttttcctttccttgtaCTTGTTGACTCTACTAGGGAACCTTCTGATTGTCCTGCTGATCCGTTTGGACCATCACCTCCTTCATACTCCAATGTACTTCTTTCTCAGTCACCTCTCGCTGGCAGACTTAGGCTTTGTTTCCAGCACTGTCCCCAAGATATTGGTCAACCTGATGTCTCCCATCAAGACCATCTCTTATGGCGGGTGCTTGACCCAGATGTATTTCTTCTTAACCTTTGGCAACACTGATAGCTTCCTCCTGGCTTGCATGGCTTATGACCGCTACGTGGCCATCTGTCGCCCATTGCACTATACCACCATGATGAGCCACAAGTGCTGCCTTATTCTGGTATGTGGATCATGGATTCTTTCTGCTCTTCACTCTTTGCTCTACACTCTTCTGACATCCCGCCTTTCTTTCTGCTCCTCTGGGGAGATCCCCTATTTCTTCTGTGATGTCTATCCTCTCCTGGAACTCTCCTGCTCCAGCACAAGAATGATAAAGACCCTGGCACAGACAGAGGGCGTGGTGGACATTCTGGGGCCCTTTGTCCTCATCATCATCTCCTACATACACATCTTCTGCACTATCATGAAGGTACCCTCTGCTGCTGGGAAGCGCAAGGCCTTCTCGACCTGCGGCTCCCATCTGACTGTAGTGGTCTTGTTCTACGGGACCATCAGCTGTCTCTATTTCCAGCCTCCCTCTGCTTACTCGGCCCAGAAGGGCACCATTACTTCTCTCTTGTACTCAGTGGTCATCCCTATGCTGAATCCATTCATTTACACCTTGAGGAACCATGACATGAAGGCGGCTATTGTGAGACTTTGGGACAAGAGCAGAAGTTTTTGGAGTAAATGA
- the LOC132581454 gene encoding thymosin beta-4-like produces MSDKPDMAEIEKSDKSKLKKTEMQEKSPLPSKEAIEQEKRAGESE; encoded by the coding sequence ATGTCTGACAAACCAGATATGGCTGAAATTGAGAAATCTGATAAGTCTAAGTTGAAGAAGACAGAAATGCAAGAGAAGAGCCCATTGCCTTCCAAGGAAGCAATTGAACAGGAGAAGCGAGCGGGTGAATCAGAATGA